The following proteins come from a genomic window of Desmospora profundinema:
- a CDS encoding PadR family transcriptional regulator: MLKGVLEGCVLEIISRKETYGYEITRRLNALGFTDVVEGTVYTILIRLEKSKLVEVTKKPSDIGPPRKFFALNDAGREELRKFWEKWEFVSSKINELKEEDQ, from the coding sequence ATGCTCAAAGGCGTGCTTGAAGGCTGCGTCCTTGAAATTATAAGCCGCAAAGAAACCTACGGCTACGAAATCACGCGGCGGCTGAACGCCCTCGGCTTCACAGATGTTGTGGAGGGAACGGTGTACACTATCCTGATCCGGCTTGAAAAAAGCAAGCTGGTAGAGGTCACAAAAAAGCCCTCTGACATAGGGCCGCCGCGAAAGTTTTTCGCGCTCAACGACGCGGGGCGCGAGGAACTACGGAAGTTCTGGGAAAAATGGGAGTTCGTATCATCAAAAATTAACGAGTTAAAGGAGGAAGATCAATGA
- a CDS encoding DUF1048 domain-containing protein — MNFWEKITGSDMTKEMKTFESRAKKLPADYQAAWDEINANLWLYSDFTGRNLMPIFDGVLGLLEETAADGQSVQEVLGDDIKGFCSALAGEEGAKSFRDKWREQLNNNIAEKLGK; from the coding sequence ATGAATTTTTGGGAAAAAATCACGGGTAGCGACATGACTAAAGAAATGAAAACTTTTGAATCGCGAGCCAAAAAGCTGCCGGCTGATTATCAAGCGGCATGGGATGAAATTAATGCCAATCTTTGGCTGTACTCAGATTTCACCGGCCGCAACCTCATGCCAATTTTTGACGGTGTGCTTGGCCTGCTCGAAGAAACGGCAGCGGACGGTCAGAGTGTCCAAGAGGTTTTGGGTGACGATATCAAAGGCTTCTGTTCAGCGCTGGCCGGCGAAGAAGGGGCAAAGTCTTTTCGGGACAAGTGGCGCGAGCAACTGAACAATAATATCGCTGAAAAATTAGGTAAATAG
- a CDS encoding DUF1048 domain-containing protein produces the protein MRIQNIIEGKKKWRAHVARVKALPQDYQIVYNEIQKYLFKVGLVELTDGTDLLSGIIDLFEEGAAMGKGVLEVTGSDVAAFCDDLIKDSETYDDIYQESVSQEVNKAMKKDTDITK, from the coding sequence ATGAGAATACAAAATATCATCGAAGGCAAAAAAAAGTGGCGAGCGCACGTGGCGCGTGTCAAAGCGCTCCCGCAAGATTATCAGATTGTTTACAACGAGATTCAAAAATATCTCTTTAAGGTTGGCCTTGTTGAGCTAACCGACGGGACGGATTTGCTTTCGGGGATTATCGATCTTTTTGAAGAGGGCGCGGCCATGGGGAAAGGCGTGCTCGAAGTGACGGGCAGTGACGTGGCGGCTTTTTGCGACGATCTAATCAAAGATTCAGAAACTTACGATGATATCTATCAAGAATCTGTTAGCCAAGAAGTTAACAAAGCCATGAAAAAGGATACGGATATAACAAAGTAA
- a CDS encoding ABC transporter ATP-binding protein, with protein MEKAIEVKGLRKSFKDTEVLKGVDFEARRGKIFALLGSNGAGKTTFVKILTTLLKQDGGTAVVNGFDVASKPDHVRQSISLTGQFAAVDEILTGRENLIMIAKLRHLTNPRQVADDLLKRFGLIDAADRRVSTYSGGMRRRLDIAMSLIGKPQLIFLDEPTTGLDPEGRIEVWKTVEELVNNGTTVFLTTQYLDEAEQLADQIAILHEGRIIAGGTLEELKKRFPPAKMEYVEKQPTLEEIFLAIIGKKEEK; from the coding sequence ATGGAGAAAGCAATTGAAGTGAAGGGTCTGCGAAAGTCTTTTAAGGACACAGAAGTCCTAAAGGGCGTGGATTTCGAGGCGCGCCGCGGCAAAATTTTTGCACTGCTCGGCTCCAACGGCGCGGGCAAGACGACGTTTGTTAAAATCCTCACCACGCTGCTTAAACAGGACGGAGGCACCGCCGTCGTAAACGGCTTTGACGTCGCGTCAAAGCCCGACCATGTACGGCAGTCGATCAGCCTGACCGGCCAGTTTGCCGCCGTGGACGAGATATTGACCGGGCGGGAAAATCTCATCATGATCGCCAAGCTGCGGCACCTCACAAATCCGCGTCAGGTTGCTGACGATCTGCTTAAACGCTTCGGCCTGATCGACGCCGCCGACCGCAGGGTTTCCACCTATTCGGGCGGCATGCGCCGCAGACTCGACATCGCCATGAGCCTTATAGGGAAACCACAGCTTATCTTCCTCGACGAGCCGACCACCGGGCTTGACCCCGAAGGACGCATCGAGGTTTGGAAGACTGTCGAAGAACTTGTTAATAATGGCACGACGGTGTTCCTGACCACGCAGTATCTGGATGAGGCCGAGCAACTTGCCGATCAAATTGCCATTCTGCATGAGGGTAGGATTATCGCGGGCGGCACGCTTGAAGAACTGAAAAAGCGGTTTCCGCCTGCAAAGATGGAGTACGTTGAAAAACAACCCACATTGGAGGAGATATTCCTCGCAATCATCGGCAAAAAGGAGGAAAAATAA
- a CDS encoding ABC transporter permease, translated as METIKKHFFSDMSVMLGRSMRHIFRSMDTIITVAITPIALMLLFVYVFGGAIQAGTDNYVNYLLPGILLIAIASGIAYTAYRLFMDMQSGIFERFHSMPIARSAALWGHVLTSLVSNAISIVVIILVALIMGFRSSAGVLSWLAVAGILVLFTLALTWIAAIAGLSAKSVDGAGAFSYPLIFLPFISSAFVPTESMPSVVRAFAENQPVTSIVEAIRALLSGQPVGNDIWVALAWCLGVLIVAYLFAMRAYKRKAGGRY; from the coding sequence ATGGAAACGATAAAAAAACACTTTTTCAGCGATATGAGCGTTATGCTCGGGCGTTCCATGCGCCATATTTTCCGCAGCATGGACACCATCATCACAGTGGCCATCACGCCGATCGCGCTAATGCTGCTGTTCGTCTACGTGTTCGGCGGCGCCATTCAAGCCGGCACGGATAACTATGTGAATTACCTTTTACCCGGCATACTTCTGATTGCTATTGCAAGCGGTATAGCCTATACGGCTTACCGTCTGTTTATGGATATGCAAAGCGGCATATTTGAGCGGTTTCACTCTATGCCGATTGCGCGTTCGGCTGCGCTGTGGGGGCATGTGCTGACCTCACTGGTATCCAATGCTATTTCGATTGTCGTAATCATTCTCGTAGCGCTCATTATGGGCTTTCGCTCGTCGGCAGGAGTATTGTCATGGCTTGCCGTGGCCGGTATACTCGTTCTTTTTACGCTGGCCTTGACATGGATTGCGGCGATTGCCGGACTGTCGGCAAAATCGGTGGACGGTGCAGGCGCCTTTTCCTACCCGCTTATCTTCCTTCCATTTATCAGCTCGGCGTTTGTGCCCACCGAATCGATGCCGTCAGTCGTCCGTGCTTTTGCCGAAAACCAGCCAGTGACTTCAATAGTGGAAGCCATCCGCGCGCTACTGTCGGGGCAACCTGTCGGAAATGATATTTGGGTTGCGCTCGCGTGGTGCTTAGGGGTACTGATCGTCGCATATCTATTTGCGATGCGTGCATACAAACGAAAAGCAGGCGGCAGGTATTAA
- a CDS encoding cysteine-rich KTR domain-containing protein, translating into MCKYEWILCPVCGNKTRVKIRDDTVLENFPLFCPKCKQETIIHVKQLNMSVIKEPDAKTQSR; encoded by the coding sequence GTGTGTAAATACGAGTGGATATTATGCCCGGTCTGTGGCAACAAAACACGGGTCAAGATACGTGATGATACGGTACTTGAAAACTTCCCGCTATTTTGTCCCAAGTGTAAACAGGAAACGATAATCCATGTAAAGCAACTGAATATGTCGGTTATCAAAGAGCCAGACGCTAAGACGCAGAGCCGATAA
- a CDS encoding GNAT family N-acetyltransferase has product MGYNLWEGERVRLRAIEPSDWEWFHHYEQDSEAARLMDRIPIPRSKDESQSWISREMIPQDGFRLAVETLNRELVGSISTHACDKKNGTFQYGIFIFRKHWRKGYASEAIALLLRYYFGELSYQKVTVYVHSFNHGSIRLHTNLGFQLEGRLRRMVYTQGRYYDQLVFGLTKEEFYAGRNQPRD; this is encoded by the coding sequence ATGGGTTACAATCTCTGGGAAGGGGAAAGAGTCAGGCTTCGGGCGATCGAGCCGTCGGACTGGGAGTGGTTCCATCACTATGAACAGGATTCCGAAGCGGCCAGGTTGATGGATCGAATCCCGATTCCGCGTTCGAAAGATGAAAGTCAATCATGGATCAGCAGAGAGATGATCCCCCAAGATGGATTTCGCTTGGCGGTGGAAACGTTGAATCGGGAGTTGGTCGGAAGCATCAGCACTCATGCTTGTGACAAAAAGAATGGCACGTTTCAATATGGCATCTTCATCTTCCGGAAGCATTGGCGCAAAGGGTATGCTTCCGAAGCGATTGCATTATTGTTACGTTATTACTTTGGCGAATTATCCTATCAGAAAGTAACAGTCTATGTCCATAGTTTCAATCACGGCTCTATCCGGTTACATACAAATTTGGGATTTCAATTAGAAGGCCGGCTGCGGCGGATGGTTTACACCCAGGGGCGTTATTATGATCAATTGGTGTTCGGTTTAACAAAAGAAGAGTTTTATGCAGGGAGGAATCAACCAAGGGATTAA